A section of the Cololabis saira isolate AMF1-May2022 chromosome 6, fColSai1.1, whole genome shotgun sequence genome encodes:
- the gjc4b gene encoding gap junction gamma-1 protein produces the protein MSWSFLTRLLDEISNHSTFVGKIWLTILIVFRIVLTAVGGESIYYDEQSKFVCNTQQPGCENVCYDAFAPLSHIRFWVFQVIMITTPTIMYLGFAMHKIARMDDDDYMPRTRKRMPIVSRGANRDYEEAEDNGEEDPMIVEEIEPEKEKEKETAAKPSKKHDGRRRIKRDGLMKVYVFQLLSRAMFEASFLFGQYILYGLEVAPSYICTRSPCPHTVDCFVSRPTEKTIFLLIMYGVSSLCLLFTVLEILHLGFSGIRDCFCAPRPRSPSHRQPVTASKRSSICHQPSAPPGYHICLKKDPSGKMNFRDNLADSGRESLGDEASSRELERLRRHLKLAQQHLDLAYQNEESSPSRSSSPESNGTAVEQNRLNFAQEKQTSTCEKGLRA, from the exons ATGAGCTGGAGCTTCCTTACACGCCTGCTAGATGAGATTTCAAATCACTCCACCTTTGTGGGCAAAATCTGGCTCACCATCCTCATCGTCTTTAGGATTGTGCTGACGGCAGTTGGAGGCGAATCCATCTATTACGATGAACAGAGTAAATTTGTGTGCAACACACAACAACCTGGTTGTGAGAATGTCTGCTACGATGCATTTGCACCACTTTCGCACATCCGCTTCTGGGTGTTCCAGGTGATTATGATCACCACGCCCACCATCATGTACCTTGGGTTTGCTATGCACAAAATTGCTCGCATGGACGATGACGACTACATGCCCCGAACGAGGAAGAGGATGCCCATAGTGAGCCGTGGTGCCAACAGGGACTACGAGGAAGCAGAGGATAATGGGGAGGAGGATCCCATGATTGTGGAGGAAATCGAgccagaaaaggaaaaagaaaaggaaactgcaGCAAAGCCGAGCAAAAAGCACGATGGACGCCGTCGCATCAAGAGAGATGGACTGATGAAAGTCTATGTTTTTCAGCTGCTATCACGTGCTATGTTTGAAGCTTCATTCCTGTTTGGGCAGTATATCCTTTACGGGTTGGAAGTGGCACCATCGTATATATGCACACGGTCTCCTTGCCCGCACACAGTGGACTGCTTTGTCTCCCGTCCCACTGAGAAAACGATCTTTCTGCTCATCATGTATGGTGTCAGCAGTCTGTGTCTGCTCTTCACTGTGTTGGAGATCCTTCATCTTGGCTTCAGTGGAATTCGTGACTGCTTTTGCGCCCCAAGGCCTCGGTCTCCATCCCATCGACAGCCAGTCACGGCCAGCAAGAGATCCTCGATCTGCCACCAGCCCTCGGCACCTCCGGGCTACCACATATGCCTGAAGAAGGACCCATCGGGGAAAATGAATTTCAGGGACAACCTGGCAGACTCGGGCCGCGAGTCCCTGGGAGATGAAGCGTCGTCCCGAGAACTGGAGAGGCTCCGCAGACACTTAAAACTGGCCCAGCAGCACCTGGATTTGGCATACCAGAACGAGGAGAGCAGCCCAtcccgcagcagcagcccggagtCAAACGGCACGGCGGTGGAGCAGAACAGGCTGAACTTTGCCCAGGAGAAGCAGACCAGCACTTGTGAGAAAG GTCTCCGGGCTTAG